A stretch of Aspergillus nidulans FGSC A4 chromosome VI DNA encodes these proteins:
- a CDS encoding protein hxnS (transcript_id=CADANIAT00009419), giving the protein MDALLPRSSPQLKFYLNGTPISLTSPHPRWTLLDFIRSQDGLKGTKLGCGEGGCGALSGKHVITIEGLGTVDHPHPLQERIAQLHGSQCGFCTPGIVMSLYAMIRNAYDPVTGKFQLSADDIESKGHLDGNLCRCTGYKPILNAARTFIEDDLGSVPSIVESELVGTEEETESDMGAHSGSGDTGSRSSGSCGRPGGCCKDSPGISSCSSRETDMTTPSLPDSPVLKQYDFIPYTPTTELIYPPGLAKFVPELLCYGDAEQAWVKPRSVQEALEILSQCPSATLVTGASEVQVDVRFKDFRPSVSVFVGDITEMTGISWSEDMKTLYIGGSASLSDIEAECLRCIPLLKAVNLGSESVLSAIARTLRYFAGRQIRNAACLAGNIATASPISDMNPLLLAVGATVHARTSAEETTIPMSEMFKGYRKTALPSGSLITKIAVPMPSKDQIEIVNAYKQAKRKDDDIAIVTAAFRVRIAPGPDYTVQEASLAFGGMAPTTVLAHKTASALEGKRWGDEAVLDIVLTSLGEEFNLPYSVPGGMATYRRTLTLSLFVRFWNYVNQKLGLEYDSDLIEEIHRGISTGTRDDDNPHAQRVVGQQIPHLSGLKHATGEAEYVDDMPPLHRELHGALVLSERAHAKILSVNWTPALERGAVGYVDHTSLPEEKNHWGPVVHDEPVFAKGEVHAHGQPIGLVYADDAMTAQIAAKAVIVTYEDLPAILTIDEAIEARSFFNYGKELRRGAPPEEIRKELDDCEYTLSGTTKIGGQEHFYLETNAAIAVPHTEDGSMDVWSSTQNTMETQDFLSQVTNVPRHKINARVRRMGGAFGGKESRSVPIACIVAVAAKKARRPVRIMLNRDEDMMTSGQRHPVQCRWKVGFNREGKLLVLDADTYNNAGYSVDMSAAVMDRCLTHIENCYYIPNVWLRGWVCKTNTHSNTAFRGFGAPQAMYITESIISAVAEKVGIDVDEIRRRNLYQVGQRTPFNQVLDEDWHVPLLLEQVREEADYDARKKEIERFNSEHRWRKRGIALIPTKFGISFATALHLNQASAAVRVYTDGSVLLNHGGTEMGQGLYTKMVQVAAQELRVPVDQVYTQDTSSYQTANASPTAASSGSDLNGMAIKHACDQINERLRPYREKYGEDADLGTIAKAAYRDRVNLSAAGYYKMPTIGYEWGNYSENVKPMYFYFTQRQGVACTEVELDLLTGTHTVLRADLKMDIGRSINPAIDYGQIEGAFVQGQGLFTMEESLWTRSGQLATRGPGTYKIPGFADIPQVFNSSKGIGEPPLFMGSSVLFALRDALSHARRERGVSEPLVLDSPATVERLRLAVGDDLVHRAQVQRKDGEQGFFVAVA; this is encoded by the exons ATGGACGCCCTCCTTCCGAGATCATCGCCACAGCTCAAGTTCTACCTAAACGGGACTCCCATCTCACTAACCAGCCCACATCCTCGCTGGACACTGCTCGACTTTATCAGATCGCAGGACGGTCTCAAGGGAACGAAGCTGGGGTGCGGTGAGGGCGGCTGCGGTGCCT TATCTGGAAAGCATGTTATCACAATCGAGGGCTTGGGCACCGTTGACCACCCCCATCCGCTCCAAGAACGGATCGCCCAACTCCACGGCTCACAATGTGGTTTCTGTACCCCGGGTATAGTCATGTCATTATATGCTATGATCCGAAATGCGTACGACCCTGTGACGGGGAAGTTCCAGCTATCCGCGGATGATATCGAGAGTAAGGGGCATCTAGATGGGAACCTTTGCCGGTGCACGGGCTACAAACCCATCCTCAATGCAGCGAGGACATTTATCGAAGATGATCTGGGATCTGTGCCGAGCATTGTCGAGTCAGAGTTGGTAGGcacggaggaagagacggagagtGATATGGGCGCGCACTCAGGATCTGGTGATACGGGATCAAGGTCAAGCGGCTCCTGCGGTCGTCCTGGGGGCTGCTGCAAAGATAGCCCTGGCATTTCGTCGTGTTCCTCCAGAGAAACAGACATGACCACGCCCTCACTGCCAGATTCTCCCGTCTTGAAACAGTATGACTTTATCCCATACACACCAACCACCGAACTAATTTACCCGCCCGGACTCGCCAAATTCGTACCCGAACTGCTCTGTTACGGTGACGCTGAGCAGGCCTGGGTGAAACCAAGGTCAGTGCAAGAGGCACTGGAGATTCTCTCGCAGTGCCCGTCTGCTACCCTTGTGACTGGAGCAAGCGAGGTGCAGGTTGATGTCCGGTTCAAAGACTTCAGGCCGTCTGTCTCTGTGTTTGTCGGCGATATCACTGAGATGACTGGTATATCATGGAGTGAGGATATGAAGACGCTGTATATCGGCGGCTCTGCCTCTCTATCCGATATAGAGGCTGAGTGTCTGCGGTGTATACCGCTGCTCAAGGCAGTAAATCTCGGCTCCGAATCGGTGCTTTCCGCCATCGCTAGAACTCTGCGCTACTTTGCAGGCCGGCAGATCCGCAATGCTGCCTGTCTGGCGGGAAACATTGCCACGGCGTCTCCCATTTCAGACATGAACCCGCTTCTTCTGGCTGTGGGTGCAACCGTCCATGCACGAACTTCGGCGGAAGAGACGACCATCCCAATGTCCGAGATGTTCAAGGGTTACAGAAAGACAGCCCTTCCATCCGGCTCGCTTATCACGAAGATCGCTGTCCCCATGCCATCCAAAGACCAGATCGAGATCGTCAACGCATACAAACAGGCAAAGCGAAAGGACGACGATATCGCCATTGTCACTGCCGCATTCCGCGTTCGTATCGCCCCTGGTCCAGATTATACTGTGCAGGAGGCATCGCTGGCCTTCGGCGGCATGGCGCCTACCACTGTCCTGGCACACAAGACCGCATCTGCCCTTGAAGGGAAACGCTGGGGTGACGAGGCTGTGCTCGATATCGTTCTCACCTCTCTTGGAGAAGAGTTCAACCTTCCTTATAGCGTCCCCGGGGGAATGGCGACATACCGAAGGACATTGACACTCTCCCTCTTTGTGCGGTTCTGGAACTACGTAAACCAGAAGCTGGGTCTTGAATACGACAGCGATCTCATTGAAGAAATCCACAGGGGTATTTCCACAGGGACCCGAGACGACGACAATCCGCACGCTCAGCGAGTCGTCGGACAGCAGATTCCGCACCTCAGTGGCCTGAAACATGCAACGGGCGAGGCCGAGTATGTCGATGATATGCCTCCGCTGCATAGGGAGTTGCATGGGGCACTTGTTCTATCAGAACGTGCTCATGCGAAGATCCTCAGTGTCAACTGGACCCCTGCACTTGAGCGGGGCGCTGTGGGATATGTTGATCATACTTCTCTCCCCGAAGAAAAGAACCACTGGGGTCCCGTTGTGCACGATGAGCCGGTTTTTGCTAAGGGTGAAGTTCACGCACACGGCCAACCGATTGGTCTTGTGTATGCAGATGACGCAATGACTGCACAGATTGCGGCTAAAGCTGTCATAGTTACATATGAGGATCTGCCCGCTATACTGACAATTGACGAGGCAATCGAAGCGAGGTCCTTCTTCAACTACGGGAAGGAGCTCAGACGGGGCGCGCCGCCTGAAGAGATCAGAAAAGAGTTGGATGACTGTGAATATACTCTCTCAGGCACAACGAAGATTGGAGGGCAAGAGCATTTCTATCTTGAGACGAACGCTGCCATCGCGGTACCACATACAGAGGACGGGAGTATGGATGTTTGGAGCAGTACCCAGAACAC AATGGAGACGCAAGACTTCCTCTCTCAGGTGACAAACGTCCCACGCCATAAGATCAACGCCCGGGTCCGTCGTATGGGCGGCGCCTTTGGTGGAAAAGAGTCTCGATCGGTCCCAATAGCGTGCATCGTCGCCGTTGCGGCGAAGAAAGCACGCCGTCCCGTCCGGATAATGCTCAACCGCGACGAAGACATGATGACCTCCGGCCAACGACACCCTGTTCAGTGCCGGTGGAAGGTCGGCTTTAATCGCGAGGGAAAACTACTCGTCCTTGACGCAGATACCTACAATAACGCGGGCTACTCAGTAGATATGTCTGCCGCGGTAATGGACAGGTGCCTCACGCATATCGAGAACTGCTACTACATCCCGAATGTCTGGCTGCGCGGGTGGGTGTGTAAGACAAATACGCACTCCAACACGGCATTCCGTGGCTTTGGGGCGCCGCAGGCTATGTATATCACTGAAAGTATTATCAGTGCGGTGGCAGAGAAAGTGGGTATCGATGTCGACGAGATCCGGCGGAGGAATCTGTATCAGGTCGGGCAGCGCACCCCCTTCAACCAGGTGCTTGACGAGGATTGGCATGTTCCGTTGCTGCTTGAGCAAGTGCGCGAGGAGGCAGACTATGATGCgcgcaagaaggagatcgaACGGTTTAATAGCGAACACCGCTGGCGCAAACGAGGAATAGCCCTGATTCCCACCAAATTCGGCATCTCCTTCGCGACCGCCCTCCATCTTAATCAGGCGTCCGCTGCCGTCCGTGTCTACACAGACGGATCAGTTCTGCTCAACCACGGGGGTACGGAGATGGGCCAGGGCCTCTATACGAAGATGGTGCAGGTTGCAGCGCAGGAACTGCGGGTTCCGGTCGACCAGGTCTACACGCAGGACACGTCGTCTTATCAGACAGCGAATGCGAGTCCCACAGCGGCAAGTTCGGGGAGTGATCTCAATGGGATGGCGATCAAACATGCTTGCGACCAGATCAATGAACGGCTCAGGCCGTACCGGGAGAAGTATGGGGAGGATGCAGACCTAGGTACGATTGCCAAAGCTGCCTACCGAGATAGAGTGAACCTCTCAGCCGCCGGGTACTATAAGATGCCCACTATTGGATATGAGTGGGGGAATTATTCCGAAAATGTAAAGCCTATGTATTTCTATTTTACTCAG AGACAGGGAGTGGCATGCACCGAGGTCGAGCTCGACCTGCTTACAGGCACACACACAGTCCTCCGTGCAGACCTCAAGATGGATATTGGCCGCAGCATAAACCCTGCGATTGACTACGGACAGATTGAGGGCGCATTCGTGCAAGGGCAGGGTCTGTTCACGATGGAGGAGTCCCTCTGGACGCGATCCGGACAACTGGCAACCCGCGGGCCAGGCACGTACAAGATTCCGGGGTTCGCTGATATCCCGCAAGTATTCAAT TCAAGCAAGGGAATCGGGGAGCCACCACTTTTCATGGGGAGCAGTGTGCTCTTCGCGCTGAGGGATGCGCTCAGCCACGCGCGGAGGGAGAGGGGGGTAAGCGAGCCGTTGGTGCTAGACAGCCCAGCTACGGTGGAAAGGCTGAGGCTTGCTGTTGGAGACGACTTGGTGCACAGGGCGCAGGTTCAGAGGAAGGATGGGGAGCAGGGATTTTTCGTTGCTGTTGCCTGA
- a CDS encoding flavin oxidoreductase hxnT (transcript_id=CADANIAT00009420), with protein MGSLSPLEPLFTPLRIGAFALQHRVVQAPCTRMRSTKESDGIWVPNDLNVEYYAQRASKGGLMLSEATPISRDAAGYPGVPGIFTPSQIEGWRKVTNAVHTKGGLILCQLWHVGRATTPGFLGGKTPLAPSDIPISGKALDGNVYADAPPRPMTVDEIKEVVLEYAAASKRAIEAGFDGVEIHGGNGYLLDQFLHDNVNNRTDAYGGSIENRSRIVLEIISAVTEAIGAERVGIRLSPYNYFQDTRDSNPQKHWGYLCTQIASLPESSRPAYVHMIEPRFDEILDESEKISALETMQEVVKPSLDGLRSSLKKGGVSFIAAGNFKPENAGEKLITDSADAIAFGRLFISNPDLPRRLKEGIELTKYDRSTFYGATPPEKGYTDYPFAQ; from the exons ATGGGCTCCCTTTCTCCCCTCGAACCCCTCTTTACTCCCCTTCGCATTGGCGCCTTTGCGCTGCAGCACCGTGTTGTCCAAGCCCCTTGCACGCGCATGCGCTCAACCAAGGAATCCGACGGCATATGGGTGCCCAACGATCTGAATGTGGAATACTACGCCCAGCGCGCATCTAAGGGGGGACTAATGCTTTCTGAGGCAACTCCAATCAGTCGTGAT GCGGCAGGATACCCTGGCGTCCCCGGAATTTTCACTCCGAGCCAGATTGAGGGCTGGAGAAAAGTCACCAACGCAGTTCACACAAAGGGCGGGCTCATCCTCTGCCAGTTGTGGCACGTTGGGCGGGCGACGACGCCCGGTTTTCTCGGTGGAAAGACGCCTCTTGCCCCGTCTGATATCCCCATTTCCGGCAAGGCGCTGGATGGGAATGTGTATGCCGATGCGCCACCGCGTCCTATGACCGTTGACGAGATCAAAGAGGTCGTCTTGGAGTATGCGGCGGCGAGTAAGAGGGCGATTGAGGCTGGCTTTGACGGAGTGGAGATTCATG GTGGAAATGGCTACCTTCTCGACCAGTTTCTACACGACAATGTAAATAACCGGACCGACGCCTACGGAGGCTCAATTGAAAACCGGTCCCGGATCGTCCTTGAAATCATCTCGGCCGTCACGGAAGCCATCGGCGCAGAGCGCGTCGGGATCCGTCTTTCCCCATACAACTACTTCCAGGATACACGGGACTCAAACCCACAGAAGCACTGGGGGTATCTGTGCACTCAGATCGCTTCACTTCCCGAGTCCAGCAGGCCAGCCTACGTGCACATGATTGAGCCGCGCTTCGACGAGATCCTCGACGAGTCTGAAAAGATCAGTGCCCTTGAGACAATGCAAGAAGTCGTCAAGCCATCTCTTGACGGGCTCAGATCTTCTCTGAAGAAGGGGGGTGTCAGCTTCATTGCGGCAGGAAATTTCAAGCCAGAGAACGCCGGTGAGAAACTTATAACAGACAGCGCGGATGCTATCGCTTTTGGCCGGCTTTTCATCTCGAATCCCGATCTGCCACGACGATTGAAGGAGGGTATCGAGTTGACCAAGTATGACCGGAGTACGTTCTATGGCGCAACGCCCCCAGAGAAGGGCTATACGGACTACCCTTTCGCTCAATAG
- a CDS encoding uncharacterized protein (transcript_id=CADANIAT00009421), with amino-acid sequence MKAKMKKHACTYPGCSKAFTRAEHLRRHSLNHETISNSQGYTCQRCMTHFSRADLLSRHLDRHAKKDAEAGGFGKGVLETRKRMRRAEDGSIVLRPPKRPSRHQQKTGPPVGAPLSSSGSVSAGSGRSSRSPDVSLHAAQAPVSPPRSASDPVSVSGVSIDDDGTDPDPMLAPMMPGGPFEPYVEPIPGQFDAADGSWGGFDALGDGMMLDTATDFNLPFAATGNYNWLFDVSSLDDAFHHLELPLGPDLVPFANSHGNYASVNTMELSGAGAENVQDSMLNLDLDIDLNGLPAGFVHDQGPDGSSASVLLQAASFVERGNINGSDPKRDFPDLDWMAGAPPIESTVPLRPQLSEDARRGILTLIAQSPPVDIHGQPLNLDSPLLSLSALQSYSDLFFSRFNTTYPLIHSATFDPNKTEPVFLASILSMGATYSSREAHQLAVGIHDGLRNQLFCHGAFSPQPDELWVLQAMLLIDCFGKMRAGPKQRERAQLFHCVLIKLIRRSTCCSIRADTHSDPGLGGLELEDAWKRAMDAEQRKRLAFQCFMWDTEHSVLFSQSLCMSAFEIRSSLPCSPAAWEAHTAEEWSRHASRDTEHAFLPVLKGYITPGSVSRPRDLNRFSRMVVLHGLMSISADLKRRDQTTLRAETPERVGAWTPRMGRAYDLWKADFDADCLNMKLGPVQVSADETRRFTSLKAAAMALYRAASLALHVEVLDLQIAAGASHILGRVVKQHDRERSRVMLSRWLSGPSPAATTASRHAAALLQDAVLSLHDWDQTDAFHFPWCLYLATLTVWAFHAREGCVPKPTDLSSLIVAMTTSNAADLEGLAGQYDTRPLIRAMAQQLATVRWAVVHDAMKVLLNLGV; translated from the exons ATGaaagcgaagatgaagaaacaCGCCTGCACATACCCCGGCTGCTCCAAAGCCTTCACGCGCGCTGAACATCTCCGCCGGCATAGTCTTAACCACGAGACGATCAGTAACAGCCAGGGCTACACATGCCAGCGGTGCATGACGCACTTTTCCCGCGCGGATCTCCTGAGCAGACATCTGGACCGGCATGCGAAGAAGGATGCAGAGGCAGGAGGGTTTGGGAAGGGTGTTCTGGAGAccaggaagaggatgcgcagGGCTGAGGACGGAAGTATCGTGCTCAGGCCGCCGAAAAGGCCGTCGAGACACCAGCAGAAGACAGGCCCGCCCGTTGGGGCCCCTTTATCGTCTTCGGGCTCTGTCTCTGCCGGGTCTGGGAGGAGTTCGCGGTCGCCAGACGTCAGCCTGCACGCTGCGCAGGCCCCCGTCTCCCCGCCGCGGTCGGCGAGCGACCCTGTCTCGGTCTCTGGGGTCTCCATCGACGACGATGGAACTGACCCGGATCCAATGCTGGCCCCAATGATGCCGGGGGGCCCTTTTGAGCCGTATGTCGAGCCAATTCCCGGTCAATTCGATGCGGCAGATGGGTCATGGGGTGGGTTTGATGCTCTAGGCGATGGAATGATGCTGGACACGG CTACCGACTTCAATCTTCCCTTCGCAGCAACGGGCAACTACAATTGGCTCTTCGACGTCTCCTCCCTCGACGACGCATTCCACCACCTCGAGCTCCCTCTTGGTCCTGATCTCGTCCCCTTTGCGAATTCCCACGGGAACTACGCGAGTGTGAATACTATGGAGCTGTCTGGGGCCGGGGCAGAGAATGTCCAGGACAGTATGTTGAATCTTGATCTGGATATCGACCTGAATGGGCTCCCCGCTGGGTTTGTGCATGACCAAGGCCCGGATGGATCGTCGGCTTCTGTTCTACTACAGGCAGCGAGTTTTGTCGAACGGGGCAATATCAACGGCAGTGACCCCAAGCGAGACTTTCCAGACCTAGACTGGATGGCCGGTGCGCCGCCCATCGAGAGCACCGTTCCGCTGCGCCCTCAACTGAGCGAAGATGCACGAAGAGGGATCTTGACCCTGATAGCGCAGAGTCCTCCAGTCGACATACACGGCCAGCCGCTAAACCTTGACTCGCCGCTCCTCTCTTTGTCGGCGCTGCAGAGCTACAGTGACctgttcttctcccgcttcaATACTACATACCCGCTCATCCACAGCGCGACCTTTGATCCGAACAAGACTGAGCCGGTCTTCCTGGCCTCGATTCTGTCAATGGGAGCTACGTACAGCAGCCGTGAAGCCCATCAGCTGGCCGTAGGTATTCACGATGGCCTGCGGAACCAGCTTTTCTGCCACGGCGCGTTCAGCCCGCAGCCGGACGAGCTCTGGGTGCTGCAGGCGATGCTGTTGATCGACTGCTTTGGCAAGATGCGCGCAGGCCCAAAACAAAGGGAGCGGGCACAGCTATTCCACTGTGTGCTGATCAAGCTTATCCGCCGGAGTACTTGCTGTTCGATCCGGGCAGATACCCATTCTGACCCAGGGTTGGGGGGATtagagctggaagacgcGTGGAAGAGGGCCATGGACGCCGAGCAGCGCAAGCGCCTCGCGTTCCAGTGTTTCATGTGGGATACGGAGCATTCAGTGCTCTTCAGCCAGAGTTTGTGCATGTCTGCTTTTGAGATCCGCTCGTCGCTGCCTTGCTCGCCAGCCGCGTGGGAGGCACATACGGCGGAAGAGTGGTCCCGACATGCTTCGAGAGATACAGAACATGCATTTCTTCCCGTGCTGAAGGGATACATTACCCCTGGCTCGGTCTCCCGACCGCGCGATCTGAACAGGTTCTCCCGGATGGTCGTCTTACACGGCCTCATGTCCATCAGCGCAGACCTGAAACGGCGCGATCAGACAACATTGCGCGCAGAGACACCCGAACGAGTCGGCGCCTGGACGCCGCGAATGGGAAGGGCGTATGACCTCTGGAAAGCAGATTTCGACGCCGACTGTCTGAACATGAAACTCGGGCCGGTGCAGGTGTCAGCAGACGAGACGAGACGGTTTACGAGTCTTAAAGCCGCGGCAATGGCACTCTATCGTGCCGCCAGCCTTGCACTCCATGTAGAAGTACTGGACCTGCAGATCGCAGCGGGCGCATCGCATATCCTTGGGCGGGTTGTCAAACAGCATGATCGTGAGAGGTCCCGGGTTATGCTCTCTCGCTGGTTGTCTggtccatctccagccgcGACAACAGCGTCTCGCCATGCGGcggctcttctccaggaCGCTGTGCTGAGCTTGCACGACTGGGACCAGACAGACGCATTCCACTTTCCTTGGTGTCTGTACCTGGCGACGCTGACGGTTTGGGCATTCCACGCGCGCGAGGGTTGTGTACCCAAACCGACGGACCTGTCGAGTCTTATTGTGGCCATGACAACCTCGAATGCGGCCGATTTAGAAGGGCTGGCAGGGCAGTATGATACGCGGCCACTGATACGGGCTATggcgcagcagctggctACGGTACGATGGGCGGTTGTGCACGATGCTATGAAGGTCTTGCTGAATCTTGGTGTTTGA
- a CDS encoding uncharacterized protein (transcript_id=CADANIAT00009422) yields the protein MGATATDIEKVPSAGTPDEPKAGETNVYVDTEAEKSFVRKVDFFVLPMLCLMYFFDCMDRSNLANAKTDGLEEDINLKGNEYSLLILLFYIPFGLFDLPWNLLIKRYSARIMLSLRRYAVTVVWGICALCQCAANNFGGLLAIRIILGVFEAGFFAGSTFYFTLFYTRNEMGFRLAVLQSFAVLASAFSGLISFGLFQINHSAVKGWQWLFIVEGAMTLIIGVIGFWWLPDTAQSAWFLTQRERDAASARLLRDTSAEIETKLELKAAFQTWSDWKFPIWAVITFSYPVAYATAMNFFPIIVARLGYSVVKTNLWTVAPNLVGAVVLLVVAKSSDIFRERSLHIIFSLTVSLVGMLILASIDVSHNKGVSYFACFLLASGAYIPTCLVHAWHNNNNTNENSRAANTGFFVGLGNIAGVLSAATFRTEYAPKYVPTLVATCACNGVCILATAFMGTWMRLENRRKDKEQGARIVAGQVETRMLADGEKSPEWRYFL from the exons ATGGGCGCCACTGCCACCGATATTGAGAAGGTTCCATCGGCCGGGACACCGGACGAGCCCAAGGCCGGCGAGACTAATGTCTATGTTGACACCGAGGCGGAGAAGAGTTTCG TCCGCAAGGTGGACTTCTTTGTCCTGCCTATGCTATGTTTG ATGTACTTCTTTGACTGCATGGATCGA AGCAACCTCGCCAACGCCAAAACGGACggcctggaagaggacaTCAATCTCAAGGGCAACGAATACTCgctcctcatcctgctcttctATATCCCCTTTGGCCTGTTTGATCTGCCATGGAACCTGCTGATCAAGCGGTACTCGGCACGGATTATGCTCTCGCTCA GACGGTACGCAGTGACCGTCGTCTGGGGTATCTGCGCGTTGTGTCAATGCGCAGCAAATAACTTCGGCGGATTACTCGCTATTCGCATTATCCTAGG AGTCTTTGAAGCAGGCTTCTTCGCCGGCTCGACCTTCTACTTCACGCTCTTCTACACCCGCAATGAGATGGGGTTTCGGCTCGCGGTCCTGCAGTCCTTCGCCGTGCTGGCGTCGGCATTCAGCGGCTTGATCTCGTTCGGCCTATTCCAGATAAACCATTCCGCCGTGAAGGGATGGCAGTGGCTCTTTATTGTCGAGGGGGCCATGACGCTGATTATTGGAGTGATTGGGTTCTGGTGGTTACCGGACACAGCCCAGAGCGCGTGGTTTCTCACGCAGCGAGAACGAGACGCGGCTTCTGCCAGGCTCCTGAGGGATACGTCTGCAGAGATCGAGACAAAActggagctgaaggctgCATTTCAAACATGGAGCGACTGGAAGTTTCCCATCTGGGCTGTTATCACCTTTTCCTACCCGGTTGCGTATGCGACGGCGATGAACTTCTTTCCCATT ATCGTGGCTCGCCTCGGCTACTCCGTCGTCAAGACGAACCTCTGGACTGTAGCGCCTAATCTCGTTGGCGCGGTGGTACTGCTCGTCGTCGCTAAGTCAtctgatatcttccgcgAGCGGTCCTTGCATATCATCTTTAGCCTGACGGTTTCACTGGTGGGAATGTTGATCCTGGCTAGTATTGATGTCTCGCATAACAAGGGCGTCTCGTACTTCGCCTGCTTCTTACTCGCATCTGGTGCATACATTCCGACGTGTCTCGTGCACGCCTGGCACAATAACAATAACACGAACGAGAACTCCCGCGCTGCTAACACTGGCTTCTTTGTCGGGCTGGGCAATATCGCTGGTGTTCTGAGTGCCGCTACCTTCAGGACAGAGTATGCGCCCAAGTATGTGCCCACGCTGGTTGCGACGTGTGCGTGTAACGGGGTCTGCATACTCGCTACCGCCTTTATGGGCACTTGGATGAGGCTGGAGAACCGGCGCAAAGACAAGGAGCAGGGTGCTCGAATTGTTGCCGGGCAGGTCGAGACGCGGATGCTGGCAGACGGCGAGAAGAGTCCAGAGTGGCGGTATTTTCTGTAG
- the encD gene encoding Fe(2+)/2-oxoglutarate-dependent oxygenase encD (transcript_id=CADANIAT00009423) — MAPTAPPILDFSPFYGTDGAAKAKLVQQVRESCEYNGFFQITGHRIPRELQVRVMDAAKRFFALPLEEKMAIDKNLNSFNRGYELLRSQMLEVGTAPELKEGLYIGEEIGADHPYYINGRLNSGPNQWPATVPDAQEFRETSMEYYHAVYELAKDVLAVLALTLDVEESFFDPLTEGGVATMRMLHYPSQPKDEDEKLNRGIGAHTDFGCITLLLQDEVDGLQVLDAPSGQWLDVQPVLGAYVVNLGDLMMRMANDRYKSNIHRVINKSGRERYSIPFFFSGNPDHVCKCLPNCCKAGEQPKYPPITVEDMVRGAYKQSYGRAEAYKKELAEKAKAHKIEAASATAMVS; from the exons ATGGCTCCAACCGCTCCCCCGATTCTCGACTTCTCCCCCTTCTACGGCACGGACGGcgccgccaaagccaagCTTGTACAGCAAGTACGCGAATCCTGCGAGTACAATGGCTTCTTTCAGATTACGGGTCATCGTATCCCGCGCGAGCTGCAGGTACGGGTCATGGACGCTGCGAAGAGGTTCTTCGCCCTGCCGCTGGAGGAGAAAATGGCGATTGATAAGA ACCTCAACTCGTTCAACCGCGGCTACGAACTGCTTCGATCGCAGATGCTCGAGGTCGGGACGGCGCCAGAACTGAAGGAGGGCCTCTACATTGGGGAGGAGATTGGGGCGGATCACCCGTACTATATCAATGGGCGGCTGAACTCGGGACCAAACCAG TGGCCTGCGACTGTTCCAGACGCCCAGGAGTTCCGCGAGACATCGATGGAATACTACCACGCCGTTTACGAGCTGGCGAAAGATGTGCTAGCGGTTCTTGCACTTACACTGGATGTCGAGGAGTCATTCTTCGATCCTCTCACCGAGGGCGGCGTAGCCACGATGCGCATGCTCCATTACCCCAGTCAACCaaaagacgaagacgagaaacTCAACCGCGGAATCGGCGCGCACACGGACTTCGGATGTATcacgctgctgctgcaggacgAGGTCGACGGGCTCCAGGTTCTCGACGCCCCGAGTGGGCAATGGCTTGAC GTCCAACCCGTTCTCGGCGCTTACGTCGTCAACCTCGGTGACCTTATGATGCGCATGGCCAACGACCGGTACAAATCGAACATCCACCGCGTGATCAACAAGTCCGGGCGCGAGCGGTACTCGATCCCGTTTTTCTTTAGTGGAAACCCAGACCATGTGTGCAAGTGTCTGCCAAACTGCTGCAAGGCAGGCGAGCAGCCAAAGTACCCGCCCATCACGGTGGAGGATATGGTCAGGGGCGCGTATAAGCAGAGCTATGGCCGGGCTGAGGCGTATAAGAAGGAGCTCGCGGAGAAAGCAAAGGCGCATAAGATAGAGGCTGCCTCTGCAACGGCTATGGTTTCGTAG